A portion of the Pseudoxanthomonas sp. JBR18 genome contains these proteins:
- the trxA gene encoding thioredoxin: protein MSAQPHVFNATTDTFEAEVLQQSLQVPVIVDFWASWCEPCKTLGPILDKLAAEYHGAFKVAKVDVDQEQQLAAMFQVRSIPTLVVVKDGQVLGAIPGALPEGELRKVLEQIGVQPAANEEEAEPEELTPLSPAEQIAELRKGIAAEPDKDELKLDLALALLRSGEVEEAGGLLENLPANLATDDRAVNAHARLAFAAQLKGAPDPAALEQALAADEGDLRARHLLGVHKLVAGDAEGALAQFIELLRRDRAWEDGLAKKTLIDAFRVIEDEDLVGTYRRKMSALLF from the coding sequence ATGAGCGCCCAGCCGCACGTCTTCAACGCCACCACCGACACCTTCGAGGCCGAGGTCCTGCAGCAGTCCCTGCAGGTGCCGGTGATCGTCGACTTCTGGGCGAGCTGGTGCGAGCCGTGCAAGACCCTGGGACCGATCCTGGACAAGCTGGCGGCCGAGTACCACGGCGCCTTCAAGGTCGCCAAGGTCGATGTCGACCAGGAGCAGCAGCTGGCGGCGATGTTCCAGGTGCGCTCGATTCCCACCTTGGTGGTGGTCAAGGACGGCCAGGTCCTTGGCGCGATCCCCGGCGCCCTGCCCGAGGGCGAGCTGCGCAAGGTGCTCGAGCAGATCGGCGTGCAGCCGGCCGCCAATGAGGAAGAGGCCGAGCCGGAGGAACTGACCCCGCTGTCTCCGGCCGAGCAGATCGCCGAACTGCGCAAGGGCATCGCCGCCGAGCCGGACAAGGACGAGTTGAAGCTGGACCTGGCCTTGGCCCTGCTGCGCAGCGGCGAGGTGGAAGAAGCCGGCGGCCTGCTGGAGAACCTGCCGGCGAACCTGGCCACCGACGACCGCGCAGTCAACGCGCACGCCCGCCTGGCCTTCGCCGCCCAGCTCAAGGGCGCTCCCGATCCGGCCGCGCTGGAACAGGCGCTGGCGGCCGACGAGGGCGACCTGCGCGCGCGTCACCTGCTGGGCGTGCACAAGCTGGTGGCCGGCGATGCCGAAGGCGCCCTGGCGCAGTTCATCGAGTTGCTGCGCCGGGACCGCGCCTGGGAAGACGGCCTGGCCAAGAAGACCCTGATCGACGCCTTCCGGGTGATCGAGGACGAGGACCTGGTGGGCACCTATCGCCGCAAGATGTCCGCGCTGCTGTTCTGA
- a CDS encoding DUF4442 domain-containing protein: MKPSTLRHGLNLWPPFLFTGIHVAAIAPDWRHARVELRMRPWNRNYVGTHFGGSLFAMTDPFWMLLVMHCLGRDYFVWDKAGEIEFVKPGRGTVSADFRIDAATLDQLRLATAGGAKHLHWFELDVVDADGEVVARVRKQLYVRLKPAARGAPAEA; the protein is encoded by the coding sequence ATGAAACCCTCCACCCTGCGCCACGGCCTGAATCTGTGGCCGCCGTTCCTGTTCACCGGCATCCATGTCGCGGCGATCGCGCCGGACTGGCGCCACGCGCGGGTGGAACTGCGCATGCGGCCGTGGAACCGCAACTACGTGGGCACCCATTTCGGGGGCAGCCTGTTCGCCATGACCGATCCGTTCTGGATGCTGCTGGTGATGCACTGCCTGGGCCGGGATTACTTCGTGTGGGACAAGGCCGGGGAGATCGAGTTCGTCAAACCCGGACGCGGCACCGTGAGCGCCGATTTCCGCATCGATGCGGCCACCCTGGATCAACTGCGCCTGGCCACCGCCGGCGGCGCCAAGCACCTGCATTGGTTCGAGCTGGACGTGGTCGATGCGGACGGCGAGGTCGTGGCCCGGGTGCGCAAGCAGCTCTATGTCCGGCTCAAGCCGGCCGCGCGCGGCGCGCCGGCCGAGGCCTGA
- a CDS encoding DUF502 domain-containing protein, whose amino-acid sequence MSAHTPRPSLQSLFLTGLLTLLPIWLTWVVVKFVFVLLSDASKPLVEPISRSIANDFPGMASWLNGQSVQAVIALVATLLVILLAGFLARRVVGQTLLRWFEALILRVPLASTIYTSSRQLLDMLQTKPGSTQRVVLIDFPHREMKSVGLVTRVMREEGTGRELAAVYVPTTPNPTSGYLEIVPVELLTPTDWSVDQAMSFIISGGAVAPDSMPFTRAGDQRR is encoded by the coding sequence ATGTCCGCCCACACCCCACGCCCTTCCCTGCAGAGCCTTTTCCTCACCGGCCTGCTCACCCTGTTGCCGATCTGGCTGACCTGGGTCGTCGTCAAGTTCGTCTTCGTGCTGCTGTCCGATGCCAGCAAGCCGCTCGTCGAGCCCATTTCCCGCAGCATCGCCAACGATTTCCCCGGCATGGCGTCCTGGCTCAACGGGCAGTCGGTGCAGGCGGTCATCGCCCTGGTCGCCACGCTGCTGGTGATCCTGCTGGCCGGTTTCCTCGCCCGTCGGGTGGTCGGGCAGACGCTGCTGCGCTGGTTCGAGGCCCTGATCCTGCGCGTGCCGCTGGCCAGCACCATCTACACCAGTTCGCGCCAGTTGCTGGACATGCTGCAGACCAAGCCCGGCAGCACCCAGCGCGTGGTGCTCATCGACTTCCCGCACCGGGAGATGAAGTCCGTCGGCCTGGTGACGCGGGTCATGCGCGAGGAAGGCACCGGCCGCGAACTGGCCGCCGTCTACGTGCCCACCACGCCCAACCCGACTAGCGGGTATCTGGAGATCGTGCCGGTGGAACTGCTCACCCCGACCGACTGGAGCGTGGACCAGGCCATGAGCTTCATCATCTCCGGCGGTGCGGTGGCGCCCGATTCGATGCCCTTCACCCGCGCCGGCGACCAGCGCCGGTGA
- a CDS encoding queuosine precursor transporter — translation MSVVARTLDDRAVRLFIALAAFLCVNAVLAEFIGVKIFALEDTLGIDPLQWNLFGQTGSLSFTVGTLLWPFVFVLTDTINEFFGRRGVQFISWVAVALIVYGFAFAYLAIHAAPAAWWVTVAAPQGVPDYQAAFAAIFGQGLWSIGGSIVAFLLGQLIDVWVFHRIRTATGERHVWLRATGSTAVSQLVDSFVVIYIAFVLGPQHWSLPRFFAISTVNYGYKMLAAVAMIPLLYLMRHAIRAYLGHAREEQLRLEAAAD, via the coding sequence GTGAGCGTGGTGGCGCGCACCCTGGACGACCGGGCGGTGCGATTGTTCATCGCGCTGGCGGCGTTCCTGTGCGTCAACGCGGTGCTGGCCGAGTTCATCGGGGTCAAGATCTTCGCCCTGGAGGACACCCTGGGCATCGACCCGCTGCAGTGGAACCTGTTCGGCCAGACCGGCTCGCTGAGCTTCACCGTCGGCACGCTGCTGTGGCCGTTCGTGTTCGTGCTGACCGACACCATCAATGAGTTCTTCGGCCGCCGCGGCGTGCAGTTCATCTCCTGGGTCGCAGTGGCGCTGATCGTGTACGGGTTCGCGTTCGCCTATCTGGCCATCCATGCCGCCCCGGCCGCGTGGTGGGTGACCGTGGCCGCGCCGCAGGGCGTGCCGGACTACCAAGCCGCATTCGCGGCGATCTTCGGCCAGGGGCTGTGGTCGATCGGTGGGTCGATCGTGGCCTTCCTGCTGGGCCAGCTGATCGACGTGTGGGTGTTCCACCGCATCCGCACCGCGACCGGCGAGCGCCACGTGTGGCTGCGCGCAACCGGGTCAACGGCGGTCTCGCAGCTGGTCGATAGTTTCGTGGTGATCTACATCGCCTTCGTGCTGGGCCCGCAGCACTGGTCGCTGCCGCGCTTTTTCGCCATCAGCACGGTCAACTACGGCTACAAGATGCTGGCGGCCGTGGCGATGATCCCGTTGCTGTACCTGATGCGCCACGCGATCCGCGCCTACCTGGGCCATGCGCGCGAGGAGCAACTGCGGCTGGAAGCCGCGGCGGACTAA
- a CDS encoding NAD(P)/FAD-dependent oxidoreductase has translation MRGATSCDVLLVGGGHNGLTCAAYLARAGLKVTVLERRGVLGGAAVTEEFHPGFRNSVASYTVSLLQPKVIADLDLHGQGLRIVQRRRGNFLPLPDGQFLLTGAGQTQAQVAKFSRRDAEALPAYEARLEAMADVLRALALQPPPNITGDGWWKALPELLRGAQLGRRLMSLDQTLRQEMLDLFVLSAGEYLDRWFESAPIKALLGFDGVVGHYASPYTPGSAYVLLHHVFGEVDGVKGAWGHAIGGMGAITQAMAAAARAAGATLRTDAGVDEVLVEGGRAVGVRLHTGEILRARCVVANVNPKLLYQRLLRAEHVPQPTAERMRHWRCGSGTFRMNVALDRLPSFTALPGEGDHLTAGIILAPSLQYMDRAYLDAKAHGWARDPIVELLIPSTLDDSLAPPGQHVASLFCQHVAPELPDGRSWDAYREEVADLMIATVERYAPGFAASVLGRQIKSPLDLERDFGLVGGDIFHGALTLNQLFSSRPALGQAGYRGAIPGLYLCGAGTHPGGGVTGAPGHNAAQVVIGDLG, from the coding sequence ATGCGCGGCGCCACGTCCTGCGACGTCCTCCTGGTCGGTGGCGGCCACAACGGCCTGACCTGCGCGGCCTACCTGGCACGCGCCGGGTTGAAGGTGACCGTCCTGGAGCGGCGCGGGGTGCTCGGTGGGGCGGCGGTGACCGAGGAATTCCACCCCGGCTTCCGCAACTCGGTGGCCTCCTACACCGTCTCGCTGCTGCAACCCAAGGTGATCGCCGACTTGGACCTGCATGGCCAAGGCCTGCGCATCGTCCAGCGCAGGCGCGGCAACTTCCTGCCGCTGCCCGATGGGCAGTTCCTGCTGACTGGCGCCGGGCAGACCCAGGCGCAGGTGGCCAAATTCTCCCGGCGCGACGCCGAGGCCTTGCCGGCCTACGAAGCGCGGCTGGAGGCCATGGCCGATGTGTTGCGCGCGCTGGCCCTGCAGCCGCCGCCGAATATCACCGGCGATGGCTGGTGGAAGGCGCTGCCCGAACTGCTGCGCGGCGCGCAGCTGGGCCGCCGGCTGATGTCGCTGGACCAGACCCTGCGGCAGGAAATGTTGGATCTGTTCGTGCTCTCGGCCGGCGAATACCTGGACCGCTGGTTCGAGAGCGCGCCGATCAAGGCGCTGCTTGGTTTCGACGGCGTGGTCGGCCACTACGCCAGCCCCTACACGCCGGGCAGCGCCTACGTGCTGCTGCATCACGTGTTCGGCGAGGTTGATGGAGTCAAGGGGGCCTGGGGACATGCGATCGGCGGCATGGGCGCCATCACCCAGGCCATGGCGGCTGCGGCGCGCGCGGCCGGCGCCACGTTGCGCACCGACGCCGGCGTGGACGAGGTGCTGGTCGAAGGCGGTCGCGCGGTTGGCGTGCGCCTGCACACCGGCGAGATCCTGCGCGCACGCTGCGTGGTGGCCAACGTCAATCCCAAGCTGCTCTACCAGCGCCTGCTGCGCGCCGAGCACGTGCCGCAGCCGACCGCTGAACGCATGCGCCACTGGCGTTGCGGCTCCGGCACCTTCCGGATGAATGTCGCGCTGGACCGGCTGCCCTCGTTCACCGCCTTGCCGGGCGAAGGCGACCACCTGACCGCCGGCATCATCCTGGCGCCGTCGCTGCAATACATGGACAGGGCCTACCTCGATGCGAAGGCGCATGGCTGGGCACGCGACCCCATCGTCGAGCTGCTGATCCCTTCGACGCTGGACGATTCGCTGGCGCCGCCAGGCCAGCACGTGGCCAGCCTGTTCTGCCAGCACGTGGCGCCGGAGCTGCCCGATGGGCGCAGCTGGGACGCATACCGCGAAGAGGTCGCCGACCTGATGATCGCCACGGTCGAGCGCTATGCGCCGGGCTTCGCCGCCTCGGTCCTGGGCCGGCAGATCAAGAGCCCGCTGGACCTTGAGCGCGACTTCGGCCTGGTCGGCGGCGACATCTTCCACGGTGCCCTGACCCTCAACCAGCTGTTCTCATCGCGCCCGGCGCTGGGCCAGGCCGGCTATCGCGGCGCGATTCCGGGCCTGTACCTGTGCGGGGCCGGCACCCATCCCGGTGGCGGGGTGACCGGAGCGCCAGGACACAATGCCGCGCAGGTGGTGATCGGCGACCTGGGCTGA